The genomic DNA TCTTTTTTAGTTTGTCTTCGATCATTTCCGGTTTGATTGCCTTACCCCAATCAACGCGGATCTCATCCGCATTTTTACCGCATGCCTTGGCAATCTTGAACCATCTATCACTGAAGGCTCCATTGACGCAACAGAGAACATCTTTATAAACGCAATTTCTGATTGCCCCTTCCATTATACCGGTTCCTGAAGAAGTAAATACAATCACATGATTCTGGGTATTGAGTGCCTTTTTTATCTTATTCACAATGCCTTCATATAAGGCACTGAAGTCCTTTGACCGATGACCGATCATCGGCTTTGCCTGTGCCTGCAATATATCATCCCTGACCTCAGTCGGCCCGGGAATGAAGAGTTTTTTATGCATTATACCTCCCTTATTATCAAATGCCTAAAAGTCCAAAATACCTAAATACCAAAAGCAAGAAGCCCAAAATACCTGAATGCCTGAAGATTATTGAAGACATTTGTAGATTATGGTTGATAGAATTTTTATTAATTCTACACATTCATTGAGATGTGGGTTTACAACTTCCCTTTTTAATAATCTTCTATCAATTATTAACCTTAACCAGTACCGCGTTTCCTTACCTTCTTTAAAAGCAATATCAACTCTATATACAAAATCATTTAAGGTCAAAGAACCGTCAGCCTCTTCAAGATTAGAACCCACCGAAGTTCCAGACTTGCATAATTGTCGTTTTATTACCTTACCTTCTTCAGTATCTGGCAGCATTGAGGCAAGTTCTAAGATCTTAAGTGCAAACTTATAAGTCCGTTCTTTGAGCGTATCACTTATGCTGTATTTTTTTTCTATCTTTTTAGGCATTTAGGCAATTTAGGTATTTAGGCATTTACTATTATCTTTACCCATATTTCCCTTGTTCTTGGTCCGTCAAATTCGCAGAAGAAAATTCCCTGCCAGGTGCCGAAGGCAAGTTTACCATTTTCAATGAAGAGTGTTCGTGATGAACCAATTATCGCTGCCTTAATATGGGCATCGGCATTACCTTCTGTATGGGAATAGTTCCCTCGGTAGGGGATGAGTTTTTCAAGTGCATTTGTTATATCTTCCTGGACTGATGGGTCATAATTTTCATTTATAGTAATTGCTGCAGTTGTATGCGGACAAAAAATATGGATTACTCCATCTTTAATTTTATTCTTCTCAATAATCTTTTTAACTTCGCCGGTTATATCAACAAGTTCATTTCTATTTTTTGTTGAGATTTTGATTTTTTCAATCACGCCTCTATTATAGCAATTTTAACGAAAAAGTCAATATTAGCCATCTAAATTTATCGCTATATCTCCCCAGTAAATCAAATCATTTATGTCTGATAATATATATTATGTAAACTTAAGAATTGAGGATTAGATAATTATAGGATATACTTTTTTCTATACTCTCCCCCGGTTCAAAATCGGTATTATGATTTAAATCACAGAAAAATTTGGTTTTAGTCCCGTCCAATCGCTCTACTTGAACTTTGATAATCCGTTAATGTTTATGATTGATTTTTGTAATTAAATATGTATAATTTTGAATGCTGGGAACGATAACAAATACTATTCTCGTCATTTTAGGCAGCACTATCGGGCTGTTCGTAAAAAAAGGTATACCTGAAAACATTAAGAATATCATTTTAACCGGACTCGGTATTTTTACCTGCGTTTTGGGTATTAAGATGGGAATTCAAATGGAAAAACCTGTAGCGATCATCATCAGCCTTATCATTGGCGGTGTTATTGGGGAATTGTTAAATATTGAACTTTTTATTGAACAAATTGGCGAAAAATTTAAGAAAATCAAGGGTTTTTCAGAATCAAAGACTTTTGCGCAAGGATTTGTTACGGCGAGCATATTATTTTCAATCGGTCCGATGACGGTTCTTGGTTGTATCCAGGATGGCCTTTTGCATAAACCTGAACTTTTAATAACAAAATCAATAATGGATGGTATCTCTGCGATTATCCTAAGCTCTACTCTGGGTATAGGTGTTTTGTTCTCTGCGGTCGTTGTTTTACTATTTCAAGGTTCAATAACTATTCTTGCTTCCCAGATTAATTTTCTTGGCACACCATACTTTTTGAATGATTTTACAGGAATCGGGGGTATCCTCGTATTTGCCATTGGGATAAGGCTCCTTGGGTTGAAAGATATTAAAGTGGGGAATTTCCTGCCAGCCCTGGTGATAATTATTTTATTTAAATTATTTATTAAAATTTAAAGCCCTCTCCCCTTTCTCTTAGAATTTTTACATATTTTTTTGAAAAGGATTTCAGGTTGTTGTTTTAGATTAAAATTTAGTTTTCAAAATCCATTTTTCTGAAGGAATTGGTTTAAAAGTTAATGATTTTAAAACTATTCCCATATAAGTTTCCACCTCAGGGATAAAGACCCATTCGCTCGCAGTATTTTTATTATATATTATTTTATAAAGAACTTGGAATCGGTTTGTGTCAGTTAATTGCGGATACCAGCGCGGGAATATTGCAAGATAATCGGGTTTCTTTTCAATAACATAAAGATAAGCGCCCAATTTATTATCGCTATATTTTTTAAAGTAATCAATTATTTTTGGCTCAACAAGCCCACAGAGGTCAATTATCCTTCTATCAGAAAAATATTTAATTGCACCTATGTCATTTACCCCAATGATTGCATCTGAAGGAATATTTTCTTTTATCCATTTGCCGGTCTTTACCTGTATTTCATTTATGCTTTTAACATTTGAGGCAGAAAATTTAATCATAAAGACCTGGGCAAAAATAGTGTTATACAAAGCGATAGCAACTATTACAAAGATAATTATTTTTATTGCGACTTTTGGAAAATTATTTTTTATTGTTTGAAAAAGCCAGTAAAAACCCCATACCGCAATTAATGCCCCACTGGCAACCTGGTTGGCAATATACCGACCCCCGTGAAAATCAGCACTGATAAATGGCGATATGAGACCAATCAGTGGCGCATAGAAAAGAGCAACTAATACAGGCATTAAACTCAATGATTGGTCGTTCGGACTTTTGAATTTTCTGTAAATAATAATAAAAGCACCCATAAAAAAACCATACACAAAGAGAGGATTTGCTTTGAAAAGATGCGCAATACTCTGGCCAAAATAGGCAGGTGCCATTTTTAAAAAAAGCCATTTAAGATGCAAAAGGTTCATTGTCGAAAGTGCTACAAATATGCTATTCTGTTGTGCCTTTGCTCTGAATGTATTTGGAAAGATTGAACCTGAAAGCGAGTAATTAAAAATAAAATAAGGCAATAAAGTAGCAACAAATAAGCATGTTGCAATGATTAAAAATGATAACCTTCGTTTTGTTATCCAACGCGGAATATTATCAAGGAAATAAAAAATCAATAATAAAGCACATTCCGGCCTCGCATATACCGCCAATCCAATAAGCACTGGGATTAAATAGATTAATTTTGTTTTTCTCTGAAGACACATTTCGTAATTTAAATAGATTACTACTATAGTGAGCAATACATAGAGTGGGATCTCCAGTCCGGATACTGCACCCCAGTTTAGGTGTGTCGTGGTGCCTACAGCGAGTGCCGAAAAAAATGCTACATTATTATTACAGGTAATTCTGAATGATAAAAAATAGACAAAAATCAACGCAATTATAAAGAATAAAATTCCTAAAATTTTTGTCATTAAAATCCGCAAAGTTATATTTTTTGTAATCCAGTGTACCGGAACAAGCAAAAACGTCCAGAGCGGTGCTGTTGAACCTGCTACTGGCTCTTTAGCATTATAACTGAATCCATGGCCTTCTGCTACATTTTTTGCAAACTGCATATGTATCCAAGGGTCATCAATAGGAAAGCCGAGGCCAGCATATTTTCCCTCAAAAACAATATATATGATTTGCAAAAATATCACAATTGCTATTACGATTGAAAGTCTTAGAATGCCGCTTTGGGTTATTTTTTGTCGGTCATCAAAGGGCATGCTCAAAATTTCTTGTTTTGACCAGGACGCTGTCTTTTCATTTATTTTTATGTATTATATTTCTTTTCTGTTTTATCCTCTCAATCGTTGCCAGGTGGTCAAGTTCTTTGCCTTTTTCAATGGCTAAAGTATTGAATAAAACATTTTTTTTCCAATTTTTAAAATAAAGCATTTTGCTTGCGATTGTTCCACCTGCAATACCAATTCCTACCCCAGTATAGTATTTCGTTTTGTTTAAAGTGTATGAATAGTATTCGTAAGGAATCATACAACTATATTCCTGGCTTCCACAAGGAATATATCCTGTCTCTTTTTGAATGCTCCGACCCACTAATGCTCCAATATACGCACCGGTTGCCCCGGTGCCGGTTATACAGCATGCGCTATTAAAGAACGCACTTAATAAAGCAGTCTTTTTATCTTTCGCAAGGTCTTTGGTGGAGATAATTGGCCAGTCAGTTTCATAATTTTTGATGAATTCTTTTCGAAAATTTAAATCTGTAATAATTTTATAAAAATTCTTTTGGTAAAATTGTAATCCTTCAAAA from candidate division WOR-3 bacterium includes the following:
- a CDS encoding secondary thiamine-phosphate synthase enzyme YjbQ, encoding MIEKIKISTKNRNELVDITGEVKKIIEKNKIKDGVIHIFCPHTTAAITINENYDPSVQEDITNALEKLIPYRGNYSHTEGNADAHIKAAIIGSSRTLFIENGKLAFGTWQGIFFCEFDGPRTREIWVKIIVNA
- a CDS encoding DUF554 domain-containing protein, which encodes MLGTITNTILVILGSTIGLFVKKGIPENIKNIILTGLGIFTCVLGIKMGIQMEKPVAIIISLIIGGVIGELLNIELFIEQIGEKFKKIKGFSESKTFAQGFVTASILFSIGPMTVLGCIQDGLLHKPELLITKSIMDGISAIILSSTLGIGVLFSAVVVLLFQGSITILASQINFLGTPYFLNDFTGIGGILVFAIGIRLLGLKDIKVGNFLPALVIIILFKLFIKI
- a CDS encoding four helix bundle protein, with protein sequence MPKKIEKKYSISDTLKERTYKFALKILELASMLPDTEEGKVIKRQLCKSGTSVGSNLEEADGSLTLNDFVYRVDIAFKEGKETRYWLRLIIDRRLLKREVVNPHLNECVELIKILSTIIYKCLQ